A DNA window from Roseovarius sp. Pro17 contains the following coding sequences:
- a CDS encoding RidA family protein, which produces MIHKRLRPFNTKETYPEQKLDNDLSQGVVARGTMVFLRGQVAQDLDTRECVAVGDPAGQTRKTMENIEMLLKEAGSEMAHLCRIVVYVTDIRYREAVYQEMGRFLKGVHPCSTGIVVPALARPEWVVEIEATAVIPD; this is translated from the coding sequence ATGATCCACAAACGCCTTCGCCCGTTCAACACCAAGGAAACCTACCCCGAGCAGAAGCTGGACAATGACCTGTCTCAAGGCGTCGTCGCGCGCGGCACGATGGTTTTTCTGCGTGGTCAGGTTGCTCAGGATCTGGACACGCGCGAATGCGTTGCCGTCGGCGATCCTGCGGGGCAGACTCGCAAGACGATGGAGAACATTGAAATGCTGCTGAAGGAAGCGGGCAGCGAGATGGCGCATCTGTGCCGGATCGTGGTCTATGTGACCGATATCCGCTACCGTGAGGCCGTCTATCAGGAGATGGGCAGGTTCCTGAAGGGCGTTCATCCCTGCTCAACCGGTATCGTCGTGCCGGCGCTCGCCCGCCCCGAATGGGTGGTCGAGATCGAAGCGACCGCCGTCATCCCTGACTGA
- a CDS encoding aromatic ring-hydroxylating oxygenase subunit alpha: MGQQPRAIDELMKTAALPFEAARAMPPSVYTSEEFLAQEQEFLFGKEWFCVGRASAMQEPGDYVTVELAGQPIAVIRGRDGELRAMSNVCLHRMSTLLEGRGNTRSIVCPYHAWTYNLDGSLRGAPEMDRNDAFCKADYKLGDIRCEEWLGWVYVTLDPDTPPVAQQLAPLADMIGDYGMENYVETFNEVHVWDTNWKVLAENYMESYHLPVCHKGTVGPFTDLANVDCPPGHPHFNIHWFTKEAELAIGNAHPDNTRLTGVMRKTSALISIYPSHMVTLTPGYFWYLCLQPDGVGRVRMIFGGGFDPHFMGDPKAIEYNETLKTILDDVNLEDRGCTEKVYQGLLSRMAAPGHLSHLERPNYDFAQYLSGRIAPAASNQGLNT; this comes from the coding sequence ATGGGACAGCAACCACGCGCTATTGACGAGTTGATGAAAACAGCAGCGCTGCCTTTCGAGGCGGCGCGTGCCATGCCGCCCTCGGTCTATACGTCCGAAGAGTTTTTGGCGCAGGAGCAGGAATTTCTTTTTGGCAAGGAATGGTTCTGCGTCGGACGCGCCAGCGCGATGCAGGAGCCGGGCGACTATGTGACGGTTGAATTGGCAGGTCAGCCCATCGCGGTCATTCGCGGCCGCGACGGTGAGTTGCGCGCCATGTCCAACGTCTGCCTGCACCGCATGTCGACCCTGCTGGAGGGGCGCGGCAACACGCGCTCGATCGTGTGTCCTTACCACGCTTGGACCTACAATCTCGACGGCTCTCTGCGTGGCGCGCCCGAGATGGACAGGAACGATGCCTTCTGCAAGGCCGACTACAAGCTGGGCGATATTCGCTGTGAGGAATGGCTGGGCTGGGTTTATGTCACGCTTGATCCGGATACACCGCCCGTCGCGCAACAGCTTGCGCCATTGGCTGATATGATCGGCGATTATGGCATGGAAAACTACGTCGAAACCTTCAATGAGGTCCATGTCTGGGACACGAACTGGAAGGTATTGGCCGAAAACTACATGGAAAGCTACCATTTACCGGTCTGCCACAAGGGCACCGTCGGCCCGTTTACTGATCTGGCGAATGTCGATTGCCCTCCAGGCCATCCGCATTTCAACATTCACTGGTTCACCAAAGAGGCGGAGCTGGCAATTGGCAACGCGCATCCCGACAACACCCGCCTTACGGGCGTCATGCGCAAGACCTCGGCGCTGATCTCAATCTACCCCAGCCACATGGTCACGCTGACGCCGGGCTATTTCTGGTATCTGTGTCTGCAACCCGATGGTGTGGGCCGCGTGCGGATGATATTCGGCGGCGGTTTTGATCCGCATTTCATGGGCGATCCCAAGGCGATCGAATACAATGAAACGCTGAAAACCATCCTTGATGACGTCAATCTTGAGGATCGTGGCTGCACCGAAAAGGTCTATCAGGGTCTTCTGTCGCGCATGGCTGCGCCGGGGCATCTGTCGCACCTTGAGCGGCCCAATTACGATTTTGCCCAATACCTCAGCGGTCGCATCGCGCCTGCTGCCAGCAACCAAGGACTGAATACATGA
- a CDS encoding 4-hydroxyphenylacetate 3-hydroxylase family protein yields MIRTGKEYKDSIRDNREVYMNGERVKDVTTHPMFKPLVDIRARIYDMAHDPATADVMVDHDGSEKNAIGNALPYTQEDWWAKRRSTDAVMEDIGGVVTRVGDETVGEMWSLYDGQDMLNEVDPQFSKNIETHIHKVLKEDPFHVSANTDPKGDRSLAPQDQDPDMLLHVVKETDAGLIVRGAKYETAAAYANQAFTKPTIANWGNAELSDYAVGFICDLGSPGLKFLCRGGFASTRADDRDYPLAARFDEVDTIVIFDNVLIPWENVLFYRHTKAAAFIRNTLHRYSAFAFVQRTLKQADQMIGSALFNVRQTGLDKQPAVQEKLADLAIWREGINAHLTASIALGERSPAGLMMPNQSLLMSGRCHALNNLSPMMHIARELCGGQICVTPNAATFDAPETKPWMDKYYSINENWVAEDRRKLLAYARDLLNSDYAGHRLTFQLFAQSPPFAQSAAVYRNFDWDGPLNFVKKGAHLSDNVMSGIESKNGDPAVAQHYSETMLKAAE; encoded by the coding sequence ATGATCAGAACCGGCAAGGAATACAAGGACTCGATCCGCGATAACCGCGAGGTCTATATGAACGGCGAGCGGGTCAAGGACGTCACCACACACCCGATGTTCAAGCCGCTGGTCGATATCCGCGCACGTATCTACGACATGGCCCATGATCCCGCGACCGCCGATGTCATGGTCGATCACGACGGTTCTGAGAAGAACGCCATCGGCAATGCGCTGCCCTACACGCAAGAAGACTGGTGGGCCAAGCGCCGCTCGACCGATGCCGTGATGGAGGATATCGGCGGCGTCGTGACCCGCGTCGGCGATGAGACGGTGGGCGAGATGTGGTCTCTCTATGATGGGCAGGACATGCTCAACGAGGTTGATCCGCAGTTCTCCAAGAATATCGAAACGCATATCCACAAGGTGCTGAAAGAAGACCCCTTTCATGTGTCGGCCAACACCGACCCTAAGGGTGATCGCAGCCTCGCGCCGCAGGATCAAGACCCCGACATGCTGCTGCATGTGGTCAAGGAAACCGACGCAGGCCTGATCGTGCGCGGCGCGAAATACGAGACAGCGGCAGCCTATGCCAACCAAGCATTTACCAAGCCGACCATCGCCAATTGGGGCAATGCCGAGCTGAGCGATTACGCCGTCGGATTCATCTGCGATCTGGGCTCGCCCGGTTTGAAATTCCTCTGCCGTGGCGGCTTTGCCAGCACGCGCGCGGATGATCGCGACTATCCGCTGGCGGCACGTTTTGACGAGGTCGACACCATCGTCATCTTTGACAACGTGCTGATCCCGTGGGAAAATGTGCTGTTCTATCGCCACACTAAGGCGGCCGCGTTCATCCGCAACACGTTGCACCGTTATTCGGCCTTCGCCTTTGTTCAGCGCACGTTGAAGCAGGCTGACCAGATGATCGGCTCGGCGCTGTTCAATGTGCGCCAGACCGGTTTGGACAAGCAGCCCGCCGTTCAGGAAAAGCTGGCCGATCTGGCGATCTGGCGCGAGGGGATCAACGCGCATCTGACAGCCTCCATTGCGCTCGGCGAACGCTCGCCCGCGGGTCTGATGATGCCGAACCAGTCGCTGCTGATGTCGGGGCGCTGCCACGCGCTGAACAATCTCAGCCCGATGATGCATATCGCCCGCGAGCTGTGCGGCGGTCAGATCTGTGTGACGCCCAATGCCGCAACCTTTGATGCGCCCGAGACCAAGCCGTGGATGGATAAGTATTACTCCATCAACGAAAACTGGGTTGCCGAGGATCGTCGCAAGCTGTTGGCCTATGCGCGCGATCTGCTGAACTCGGACTATGCGGGCCACCGCCTGACCTTCCAACTTTTCGCGCAATCGCCGCCCTTCGCGCAGAGTGCCGCCGTTTATCGCAATTTCGATTGGGATGGCCCGCTGAACTTTGTCAAAAAAGGTGCACATCTGTCGGACAACGTCATGTCCGGAATTGAGAGCAAGAACGGCGACCCCGCCGTTGCGCAACACTACAGCGAGACTATGCTGAAAGCGGCGGAATAA
- a CDS encoding aromatic ring-hydroxylating dioxygenase subunit alpha, translated as MNIKINDSMLPTGERGKVTLDPLNSPTLPSRYYTDEGIYRQEMTHIHRKAWTYVGHVGDVPETGYYFTDTVGEQPIVVVRGGDDVVRCFYNVCPHRGHQLVEGAGKLKAKGISCPYHAWMFHLDGRLGVARLTEHVKDFDKSQFGLKEIRIAFAAGLIFATLDPDAPDFATEMDGFVENIEHFLPTAKDFVVAERLHYDIKANWKTVVDNFSEAYHIPICHPQLSKVLEQEMEELKAERRWTFNRFKSKEGFPGFELTPGSPYYAWQAWPHFCALSLPGSNNLIVLRMAPDGVGGCSERVDIYTPKGEENNPNLGAVRDLFMHMFNIEDIAIVESVQRGLASMGYDQGRYICDKEDSWFTEYQLHWLHMQVLEALGGDGQGAA; from the coding sequence ATGAACATTAAGATCAATGACTCCATGCTGCCCACCGGCGAGCGTGGCAAAGTCACGCTTGATCCGTTGAATTCGCCCACGCTGCCGTCGCGCTATTACACGGATGAGGGCATCTATCGCCAAGAGATGACACATATACACCGCAAGGCCTGGACCTATGTCGGCCATGTCGGCGACGTGCCGGAGACGGGGTATTATTTCACCGACACCGTGGGCGAGCAGCCCATTGTCGTGGTGCGCGGCGGCGATGACGTGGTGCGCTGTTTCTACAACGTCTGCCCGCATCGCGGCCACCAACTGGTCGAGGGCGCCGGCAAGCTAAAGGCCAAGGGCATTAGCTGTCCCTATCATGCTTGGATGTTCCACCTCGATGGCCGCCTTGGCGTTGCGCGCCTGACAGAACACGTCAAGGATTTCGACAAATCGCAGTTCGGGCTAAAGGAAATCCGCATCGCCTTTGCCGCCGGGCTCATCTTTGCGACGCTGGATCCTGACGCGCCTGATTTCGCCACGGAAATGGACGGCTTTGTCGAGAATATCGAGCATTTCCTGCCGACGGCCAAGGATTTCGTCGTCGCCGAGCGTCTGCATTATGACATCAAGGCGAACTGGAAAACCGTCGTCGATAACTTTTCCGAGGCGTATCACATCCCGATCTGCCACCCGCAACTGTCCAAAGTTCTGGAACAGGAGATGGAAGAGCTAAAGGCAGAGCGTCGCTGGACCTTCAACCGCTTCAAAAGCAAAGAGGGGTTTCCCGGCTTTGAGTTGACGCCCGGTTCGCCCTACTACGCGTGGCAGGCGTGGCCGCATTTTTGCGCGCTCAGCCTGCCGGGATCGAACAACCTGATCGTGCTGCGCATGGCGCCTGATGGCGTCGGCGGATGTTCCGAACGGGTGGACATCTACACGCCCAAGGGCGAAGAAAATAACCCCAATCTGGGCGCGGTGCGTGATCTTTTCATGCATATGTTCAACATTGAAGACATCGCGATTGTCGAGAGCGTCCAGCGCGGCCTCGCGTCCATGGGCTATGATCAGGGCCGCTATATCTGCGACAAGGAGGATAGCTGGTTCACCGAATATCAGCTGCACTGGCTCCACATGCAGGTGCTTGAGGCGCTGGGCGGCGACGGGCAAGGAGCGGCTTAA
- a CDS encoding class II histone deacetylase: protein MKTGFVCHEKYMWHDTGHAGIFIPSIGYVQPAEHAESPESKRRIRNLMEVTGLLEKLILIAPRPATRDEVLRYHTPDYIDRLAQLSAERGGDAGMTTPFAGGGYDIALLSAGGVIAAAEAVVDGKVDNAYALVRPPGHHAEADVGKGFCLLANGVLAIKHVQATRGIGRVAVLDYDVHHGNSAEHAFYDDPNVLTISIHQDNCFPPDSGAAGDTGRGKGEGYNINVPLPPGSGREAYRATFERVVVPAITAFKPDLIVVPSGFDAGGFDPLGRMMLSSGSYREIAATMKSLAADLCGGRLLFTHEGGYAAVHVPFCAHAVIEELCEAETRIDDPFAPILEGMGGHQLYPHQEAVIDTAAEFANKIK, encoded by the coding sequence ATGAAGACGGGCTTTGTTTGTCACGAGAAATACATGTGGCACGATACCGGCCACGCGGGAATTTTCATCCCCTCGATAGGGTATGTGCAACCTGCCGAGCACGCCGAAAGCCCCGAGAGCAAGCGGCGAATCCGTAACCTCATGGAGGTGACCGGGCTGCTGGAGAAGCTGATCCTTATTGCGCCGCGCCCAGCCACGCGCGACGAGGTGCTGCGTTATCATACGCCTGACTACATCGACCGGCTGGCGCAGCTCAGCGCCGAGCGGGGTGGGGATGCGGGCATGACCACGCCCTTTGCCGGTGGTGGCTATGACATCGCGCTGCTGTCTGCGGGCGGCGTGATTGCCGCCGCCGAGGCGGTGGTAGACGGCAAGGTCGACAATGCCTATGCGCTGGTGCGCCCGCCCGGCCATCACGCCGAGGCAGATGTGGGCAAGGGATTTTGCCTGCTGGCCAACGGCGTTCTGGCCATCAAGCACGTGCAGGCGACGCGCGGTATCGGACGTGTTGCCGTGCTGGATTACGATGTGCATCACGGCAACAGCGCCGAACATGCGTTTTACGACGACCCTAATGTGCTGACAATTTCGATCCATCAGGACAACTGCTTTCCTCCTGATTCAGGTGCGGCTGGCGACACTGGGCGCGGCAAGGGCGAGGGCTATAACATCAACGTTCCGCTACCGCCGGGCAGTGGCCGCGAGGCCTATCGCGCCACGTTCGAGCGTGTTGTTGTGCCGGCCATCACCGCGTTCAAGCCCGATCTGATCGTGGTCCCCTCGGGATTTGACGCCGGGGGTTTTGATCCGCTCGGCCGCATGATGCTGTCTTCGGGCAGCTACCGCGAGATTGCGGCGACGATGAAATCGCTGGCGGCGGACCTTTGCGGCGGTCGCCTGCTCTTTACCCACGAGGGCGGATATGCCGCCGTGCATGTCCCGTTCTGCGCCCATGCCGTTATCGAAGAACTGTGCGAGGCCGAGACCCGTATCGACGATCCGTTCGCGCCGATCCTTGAGGGGATGGGGGGCCATCAGCTCTATCCACACCAAGAGGCGGTGATCGACACTGCCGCCGAATTTGCTAATAAAATTAAATAA
- a CDS encoding extracellular solute-binding protein → MKLTKMFGLMAGTSLIAGAAMAEGTLNLYNWTDYTSPEMIEKFEAETGIDVVLDTYDSNETLLAKMQAGATGYDIIVPSHNFVPIFISEGLVQKVDATQMENFANVQDRWKNPEWDPDQQYTVPFHWGSASVSYRPDLYGKELTSYGEYFEPAEEVQGRIGVFKTPEEIVNLAHLYLGQDFCNENPEEMQKVQDLLVAQKPSVVAYSSEGMNDRLINGDTIITSHWNGYSFKGRKLAEEAGKEIVYAYPKEGVVGWSDSLMIPVSAENVENAKIFMNFIMDPENMGMQSNFAGYGGPIEGQREFMTPELRDAPEINVPEDAKMIFSFACNEKSQKLIDRVWTNVLR, encoded by the coding sequence ATGAAACTTACCAAAATGTTCGGCCTGATGGCCGGGACCAGCCTGATCGCGGGGGCCGCGATGGCCGAAGGCACGCTGAACCTCTACAACTGGACCGACTACACCTCGCCCGAGATGATCGAGAAGTTCGAGGCCGAGACCGGCATCGACGTCGTCCTCGACACCTACGATTCCAACGAGACGCTGCTGGCCAAAATGCAAGCAGGCGCGACGGGCTACGACATCATCGTACCCAGCCACAACTTTGTGCCGATCTTCATCTCCGAAGGGCTGGTGCAGAAGGTCGACGCGACCCAGATGGAAAACTTCGCCAATGTGCAGGATCGCTGGAAGAATCCCGAATGGGACCCCGACCAGCAATATACCGTGCCATTCCACTGGGGATCGGCCTCGGTATCTTACCGCCCCGACCTCTATGGCAAGGAACTGACCAGCTATGGTGAGTATTTCGAGCCTGCCGAAGAGGTGCAGGGTCGCATCGGCGTGTTCAAGACGCCCGAAGAGATCGTGAACCTCGCGCATCTCTATCTGGGTCAGGATTTCTGCAACGAGAACCCCGAGGAAATGCAAAAGGTGCAGGATCTGCTGGTCGCGCAGAAGCCCAGCGTCGTTGCCTATAGTTCGGAGGGGATGAACGACCGGCTGATCAACGGCGACACGATCATCACGTCGCATTGGAACGGCTATTCGTTCAAGGGCCGCAAGCTGGCCGAAGAGGCGGGCAAGGAGATCGTTTACGCCTATCCCAAGGAGGGTGTGGTCGGTTGGTCCGACAGCCTTATGATCCCCGTTTCGGCTGAGAATGTCGAGAATGCCAAGATCTTCATGAACTTCATCATGGACCCCGAAAACATGGGGATGCAGTCCAATTTCGCGGGCTATGGCGGGCCGATCGAAGGCCAGCGCGAATTCATGACGCCTGAGCTGCGCGATGCGCCTGAGATCAACGTCCCTGAGGATGCCAAGATGATCTTTTCCTTTGCGTGTAACGAAAAGTCGCAAAAGCTGATCGACCGCGTCTGGACCAACGTCCTGCGTTAA
- a CDS encoding ABC transporter permease: MAVSDQITPVATKAKKRRAFGEVPGLGAVAIAFMVFLYLPIIVLVIYSFNAGNIVMVWTGFSTDWYAKAFANADIRKAALNSLVVATSATAIATTCATLAALALARGGSFRGKGATVGIITLPLMVPEIVTAVAMLVFFSNLGLSLGLGNVILAHVTFCIPFAFMPIRARLDGMDTTLEQASRDLYASDWETFRLVTLPQLMPGVLAGAMLSFVISMDDFIITLMVAGAGDTTLPVYIYSMIRQGITPEINAVSSILLLFSIVLVTAYWFTTRTKPDGKNH, encoded by the coding sequence ATGGCCGTCTCGGATCAGATCACACCCGTCGCGACCAAAGCGAAGAAGCGCCGCGCCTTTGGTGAGGTGCCGGGCCTCGGCGCGGTGGCCATCGCCTTCATGGTGTTCCTCTATCTGCCGATCATCGTGCTGGTGATCTATTCGTTCAACGCGGGCAATATCGTGATGGTCTGGACCGGGTTTTCGACCGACTGGTATGCCAAGGCGTTCGCCAACGCCGATATCCGCAAGGCCGCGCTCAACTCGCTGGTCGTGGCGACCAGCGCGACGGCGATTGCCACGACCTGCGCCACATTGGCCGCGCTGGCACTGGCGCGGGGCGGTTCATTTAGGGGCAAGGGCGCGACTGTCGGTATCATCACCCTGCCGCTGATGGTGCCGGAAATCGTGACCGCCGTGGCGATGCTGGTGTTTTTCTCGAACCTCGGCCTCAGTCTTGGCCTTGGAAACGTGATCTTGGCCCATGTGACGTTCTGCATCCCGTTCGCCTTCATGCCGATCCGCGCGCGCCTCGACGGGATGGACACCACGTTAGAGCAAGCCTCGCGTGACCTTTACGCCTCGGATTGGGAGACGTTTCGACTGGTCACGCTACCCCAGCTCATGCCCGGTGTTCTGGCCGGCGCGATGCTGAGCTTTGTCATCTCGATGGACGATTTCATCATCACGCTGATGGTGGCTGGCGCCGGCGACACGACGCTGCCCGTCTATATCTATTCCATGATCCGGCAGGGCATCACGCCCGAGATCAACGCGGTCTCGTCGATCCTGCTGCTTTTTTCGATCGTGCTGGTGACCGCCTATTGGTTCACCACGCGCACCAAGCCCGACGGCAAAAACCATTAA
- a CDS encoding ABC transporter permease — protein MMANLPSSPALRRTLSLTPALGIIGIFMLIPVGIIAVFSFLEAKSFGGVVWSFSTDAYVQLLYERALDDSLILSPGYLIIIARSFLLAGIAMLCCLVVGFPVAYFISRQPLQHRNMWILLITIPFWTNQLVRTFAWIIILGRNGIIETPFHWLGILGSDDTLGLMYSNFAIAVGLTYTFIPLMVLPIYASLEKLDFTLVEAAADLYSSKWEAFTKVIIPLSKPGIIAGCLLVFIPSLGAFIQPDLLGGGKNMMLGTLVQFQFSTARNWPFGAAIAMILLAAVVAFLMIYARAARGQQKMELH, from the coding sequence ATGATGGCGAACCTGCCCAGCAGCCCCGCCCTCAGACGCACATTGTCGTTGACGCCCGCGCTGGGCATCATCGGAATTTTCATGCTGATCCCTGTCGGCATCATCGCGGTATTCTCATTCCTTGAGGCCAAGTCATTCGGTGGCGTTGTCTGGAGCTTTTCGACCGACGCCTATGTGCAGCTGCTCTATGAGCGGGCGCTGGATGACAGCCTGATCCTTAGCCCCGGCTATCTAATCATCATAGCGCGGTCATTCCTGTTGGCCGGAATTGCAATGCTCTGCTGCCTCGTCGTTGGTTTTCCGGTGGCATATTTCATCTCGCGCCAGCCGCTTCAGCATCGCAATATGTGGATACTGCTGATCACCATCCCGTTCTGGACGAACCAGCTGGTGCGCACGTTCGCGTGGATCATCATTCTGGGCCGCAACGGCATTATCGAGACGCCGTTTCACTGGTTGGGCATCCTTGGCAGTGATGACACGCTGGGCCTGATGTACAGTAATTTCGCCATCGCAGTGGGGCTGACCTACACGTTCATCCCGCTGATGGTCCTGCCGATCTATGCGAGCCTTGAAAAGCTGGACTTTACCTTGGTCGAAGCGGCAGCCGATCTCTATTCCTCCAAATGGGAGGCGTTCACCAAGGTCATTATCCCGCTCTCCAAGCCGGGCATCATTGCGGGCTGTTTGCTGGTCTTTATCCCCAGCCTTGGCGCGTTTATCCAGCCCGACCTTTTAGGTGGGGGCAAGAATATGATGCTGGGCACGCTGGTGCAGTTCCAATTCTCGACGGCGCGCAACTGGCCGTTCGGTGCCGCGATCGCAATGATCCTGCTGGCGGCAGTGGTCGCGTTCCTGATGATCTATGCCCGCGCCGCGCGTGGTCAGCAAAAGATGGAGCTGCACTGA
- a CDS encoding ABC transporter ATP-binding protein, giving the protein MSNAVAAAPIHDATPGAASSARAAVELENVEKTYGSGATAVKALKGVSFDIADNEFFTLLGPSGCGKTTLLRAMAGFEHVTAGTIRLFGEDIVDVPTYKRSINTVFQHYSLFPHMTVAENVAYGLKRLKKSKDEIKTTVADMLELVKMSEFGPRLPTQLSGGQQQRVALARALAPHPKVLLLDEPLSALDLKLRQSMRQELKQIQARTGITFIFVTHDQDEALSMSDRVAVMSAGLVQQVGTPNEIYEHPANRFVAGFVGDANFIEASIASPIGATVTCRTKGGAELQADAKNLLPDQRDVTLFLRPEKVKLAKAGAGTIDGEITDIQYLGNSTMMQIDIGEAEPLIVTEPLGEVDQGLRRVGDKVGVILSPTALQILVE; this is encoded by the coding sequence ATGAGTAACGCCGTGGCTGCCGCGCCAATTCATGACGCCACTCCGGGCGCTGCCAGCTCTGCTCGTGCGGCGGTCGAATTGGAGAACGTCGAAAAGACATACGGATCGGGCGCGACGGCGGTCAAGGCGCTGAAAGGCGTCAGCTTTGACATCGCCGATAACGAATTCTTCACACTGCTTGGCCCCTCGGGCTGCGGCAAGACCACGCTGTTGCGCGCGATGGCGGGGTTCGAGCATGTGACGGCTGGCACCATTCGCCTCTTTGGCGAGGATATTGTTGACGTGCCGACCTACAAACGCTCGATCAACACCGTATTTCAGCACTACTCGCTGTTCCCGCACATGACCGTGGCGGAAAATGTCGCCTACGGCCTCAAGCGGCTGAAAAAGTCCAAGGACGAGATCAAGACGACGGTTGCCGACATGCTGGAACTGGTCAAGATGTCGGAATTCGGCCCGCGCTTGCCCACGCAGCTATCGGGCGGTCAGCAACAACGCGTTGCACTCGCTCGCGCGCTGGCGCCGCACCCCAAGGTGCTGCTGCTGGACGAACCGCTGTCGGCGCTGGACCTCAAGCTGCGCCAGTCGATGCGTCAGGAATTGAAGCAAATTCAGGCGCGTACCGGCATCACCTTTATCTTTGTCACCCACGATCAGGACGAGGCGCTGTCGATGTCCGACCGCGTCGCCGTCATGTCGGCGGGCCTTGTACAGCAGGTCGGCACACCAAATGAGATTTATGAGCATCCCGCCAACCGCTTTGTCGCGGGCTTTGTCGGGGACGCGAATTTCATTGAGGCGAGCATCGCGTCGCCCATCGGCGCGACGGTCACCTGCCGCACCAAGGGCGGGGCCGAGTTGCAGGCCGACGCCAAGAACCTGCTGCCCGATCAGCGCGACGTGACGCTGTTTCTGCGCCCCGAAAAGGTGAAACTGGCCAAGGCCGGGGCAGGGACGATTGATGGAGAAATCACGGACATCCAATATCTCGGAAACTCGACCATGATGCAGATCGACATAGGCGAGGCCGAACCGCTGATCGTCACCGAGCCACTTGGCGAGGTCGACCAAGGCCTGCGCCGCGTCGGCGATAAGGTGGGCGTGATCCTCAGCCCCACCGCCCTGCAGATTCTGGTGGAATGA